Below is a genomic region from Candidatus Thorarchaeota archaeon.
AATGGCCATTGGATTCGGTCTGTACAAGAAGGTGAATGAACCAGAATGACTGTAGGGCTTCCCGGTACGTACGAGCCGGTTTTTTGGGTACTCTTCTACATATGTCGGCTATCGATTTCAGTTCATCTTTTCGCTGAGAATCGGTCTCACGAGCCGCTAGGTCTTCAGCACGTTCAGCGAATCTGTGAGCGAATTTGATTACCGCCTTCAGTTCGATTTCAACGCTCTCGTAAAACTCTTTTTTGTCACTGTCTCTTTGATATCTCTGCTTCAATGATGCTACCCGTTTGAGGATTGAACTTAATCCTTCATTCAGTACTTTTCGGTAATCGACAGTAACATGACCGATTCCTGTTCCAGGAGCACCGATTGTAAACAAACCTGCTTTAGCCGCTTTCTTTGATTCTTCTGGCATCTTCTCATTGCAGATTTCTGCTGTGCTCTTGCCTTCCCAATACTGGAACACATCTCTGAGGGTATCCTTGTCTTCTTCACTAATCTGGAATGGTTCGGTTTCTCGTTCACTGAGAGTGTCCAGCTCGTCGTTAATCCACGTCCAGCTGTATTCTGGAAAGACCTGGCAAGAGCGTGGTGTCGGGCCCATATTACCAACAATTAGCTCTTCCGGTTCTATTCGAATTGTCATGTTTTCAAGCACGTGCTCGAACGCCTTGGCAAGTCTGAGCATCTGGCTTTCGTCTTTATGCTCCCTTAGATACTCTGTGAAGAGCTCCGCACGTTCAGCAGAAAGAGTTGGTGACGCGTCGAGCATTCGTTGCTTCATACGCTGGGTTCTTTGGGTCATTTTCGGAAATCACCTTCTCTGAGATTTCTTCGTTCTGCTAATTCAGTAGCGTTGGAAGATAATCGCTGAGTAGATCTAGTGCTTTGTTGATTCGTTCTGTAGATGTTGCATAGCAAAGCCTCAAGAAACCTTCACCGAAGCGTCCGAAAGCTGAACCATGAACGGTTACAACTTTCGTGTTTTCAAGAATGTCTATGGCAAGGTCCCATGATTTCTTTCCATATGCTTGTACATCTGGAAAGGCGTAGAATGCTCCTCCTGGAGCTGCAAGGTTCATTCCTTCGATTTCCTTCAGTCCATCAACCATGATTTTTCGTCTCCTAGTGAATGTTCCTCGCATCTCTTCTATGCAGTCCTGTGGGCCTTCTACTGCTGCTTGGCCGGCTTTCTGAGATATTGAGGTAGGCATGGCAATCACATGCTCTTGAAGATGAACCATGGCGTCTATGATTTCCTCGGGCCCCGTTGCGAAGCCGATTCGCCAGCCTGTCATTGCGTAGCTCTTTGATAATGAGAAGAGCGATATCGTACGCTCTTCCATACCGGGTAGAGAACCTATCGAAATCGGCGCTTCATCAGTGTAGTAGTACTTCTCGTAAGCTTCATCAGAAAGAACGTAAAAATCATGCTTGAGTGCTAGATCTGCAATCTTCCGAAGTTCATCTTCTGTTGTGATGCCGCCTGTTGGATTGTTTGGACTATTGATAACGAGAAGCTTCGTCTTATCTGAAATCAATTTCTCGATATCTTTTGCCCACATACCGAAATCATGCTTCTGCTTCAATTGAATCGGAACGGGTTTACCCTCGGCCAGCTTAACATGTGCGTAATGGCTCACAAATCCAGGATCGGGATACATAACTTCGTCACCTGGCTCAACCAAAACCATGTTCGCAAGCAAAAGACCGCCCATTCCTCCAGCTGTACAAATCACTTGACTGGCGGGGTCTACGTCAATGCCATTGTCTTTCTTGGCTTTCTCTGCAAAAGCTTCTCTGACCTCCATAAGCCCTGCATTGTGCGTGTACTTCGTATACCCTTGATCTATTGCCTCTTTGGCTGCCTCTTTGATATACAAAGGGGTATCAAAATCAGGAACACCGGCTGTTAAGTCAAGCACATCACTTCTTTCTAGGGCCATATTGTACATTTTACGGATTTCGCTGTGCGGCACTGTTTCGTTTCTTTTGGCCAACATTGCTTGCACCGACATGTTTAGTTCCATGGTCGAGTCTTTTATATCATATTAAATGGACTCTATGTCTTGTTAGAATTAGTTAAACCAATACGGTGACGTACATGAGAAAGCCCACAGCTGATGAAGTTCGAAAAGCCAATATGGAGAC
It encodes:
- a CDS encoding glycyl radical protein — translated: MTQRTQRMKQRMLDASPTLSAERAELFTEYLREHKDESQMLRLAKAFEHVLENMTIRIEPEELIVGNMGPTPRSCQVFPEYSWTWINDELDTLSERETEPFQISEEDKDTLRDVFQYWEGKSTAEICNEKMPEESKKAAKAGLFTIGAPGTGIGHVTVDYRKVLNEGLSSILKRVASLKQRYQRDSDKKEFYESVEIELKAVIKFAHRFAERAEDLAARETDSQRKDELKSIADICRRVPKKPARTYREALQSFWFIHLLVQTESNGHSISAGRFDQYMLPFYRQDIESGKLTEDEATELIEMLWIKFTSLIKLRDEYYSRAFAGHPMFQNLTIGGQDAAGEDACNELTDLIIEATGNIHLTQPTVSFRWHPDTPEEYKLKVTDLISKGLGMPGLFNDEIIMPMMVEKGVDMDEAYDYSILGCVEPIIEGKSDVRPNPLFLL
- a CDS encoding pyridoxal phosphate-dependent aminotransferase, which gives rise to MLAKRNETVPHSEIRKMYNMALERSDVLDLTAGVPDFDTPLYIKEAAKEAIDQGYTKYTHNAGLMEVREAFAEKAKKDNGIDVDPASQVICTAGGMGGLLLANMVLVEPGDEVMYPDPGFVSHYAHVKLAEGKPVPIQLKQKHDFGMWAKDIEKLISDKTKLLVINSPNNPTGGITTEDELRKIADLALKHDFYVLSDEAYEKYYYTDEAPISIGSLPGMEERTISLFSLSKSYAMTGWRIGFATGPEEIIDAMVHLQEHVIAMPTSISQKAGQAAVEGPQDCIEEMRGTFTRRRKIMVDGLKEIEGMNLAAPGGAFYAFPDVQAYGKKSWDLAIDILENTKVVTVHGSAFGRFGEGFLRLCYATSTERINKALDLLSDYLPTLLN